ttcttccaatttcttTGGATTTTTGAACACATATCTGTCAAGAAATCTAATCAAGGTGAAATCTTGAAGTGGGTCACCAGTGTAGACGATTGGTTTTCCTGAATTAAGAATGAATTAGATATATATTAGATTTGTAATAAAtcagtttatttatatttataaatttccatgtatgaaaatttccaacttATTAATTTTGTTTGCTAACctacttaaaaaaattttatcctgaACAGGCGACAAAAATTTCTGTGCCTTATATATTACCTTTGATTATTGTATTTGCAAAAAGAGTCACCGTtggatgaaaatgaaatgtgaGAGGCCAAAGTTCATGATAATAACTCAGGTTGGCACCTGAATAAAGTGGATTCCGGTGAAAAGGATTATATGctttaatattttcttcttttacttcaatttttggCTCCACAGTTTCCAGCAAATTTTCTATTGGTGTTACTGTGACGTTAGATAATGTGACAGTAGTcttatcttctttttcttcgctatcttcttcttcttcttcttcttcttcttcttcttcttcttctttttcttctcctttttctttatctttcgATTCGTCCTTTTCCATTAGTTCTTCTTCACTATCATTAAGCAATATCTCATTATTTGTATTTCTCAAAGTAGCAatgtcatgattttttttgaacattcCAATGTAGACACCGTGTTTAGCTTTAAATACTTGTGAGATCATATAAAGTATAGCGCAAATCATATTCGTAGGtaagtaaattgaaatttgcagTATTCTTTTGATGAATGCTTTTGTGCGTATAATGCTAGTATCTTTTTTGAGAACTTTATACAGCAGACTAAGAAACATCGCTTGATGAGTTGTTGTTGCAATATGTGGATCCATGAGCTTTTTATACATAGCACAATAGAATCGATTAGATTGCTTATCTTCTTTGCCAATGATTTGATGCAGTAGACTGAGAGCGTTTAAACTGACGTTAAAGGACCCGATATGCACAACTTTGTATATAGTATCAATATGCTCCTCCAGCTTTTTTGGATCCATTTGTGAGAATGGAAAGGCACGATTTACTCCCATGAGCAGAGCTCCCATCATCCTAGAGTCAACTTCTCCTTTCTTGAGGCAAGCCTTAAAAAAGCTAAAGTATAGTGATATCAAACTATTTGCTACCTCTTTACATTCGTCATCAAGAACAAATTGTGTCAGCAGGCAGATTGCATAATATTGTGCTTTTGGcgttatattttttcggaaCAATAACTTTTCCACTTCGTTCAGGACTACTTGCTTCATGTTTGGATGCTCATCCAACAATTGCCCCAAGCAAAATACCGCCTTGGAGGCAACTTTGGCACTTGGGTCACCAATTTTGTTCACAATATGTGCCAAGAGCTTTTCTTCTTGCTCAGCATTTTTAGCCAACAATTTGTACATGTTGGTAATAgctttttctttatttgcaTCAACCGTGTCATGAGAAACAGTGTTCAATGCGTCGATGAATTGAGAGTAGCACATCTTAAGCTGGTCCTCAAAATACCAGTGAGCAAGTAGCTGCCTTCGTTTGATAGGATTGTTGGCAAAAAGCTTATCGTTCAACAGGATGAAATTTTGCTGCTCGAATGTAAACAACTTGTAGTTTGGGTGTAGTAAGTCCGAGGAGAATAATTCCTGCAAAGTATCTATGATCATTGTGCATTGTTTCTTTTTAGAAACTTTAACCATCGATACGAGATTACTTAGCCGCGATAAATTGTACTTCGGATTGTCTTGAATCAGTATGACAGACGCTGCGACCTTGTCTGCGACAGTACCTTTAGACAAGAACGTCTTCATCCAGGAAAAATCTGACTTTCCCAACTTTGATTGCTTCAAATTGAAAGCTGCTGTATCTGAGTCTAAACACTTTTTAGCCTCATCTTTCAGCTCCATAATTTCCAATTCGGTTTTACCAGATGCAATGATGTCATCTGTTTTAGGAAATTCTTCATGCCATTTGTCAAACTTTGCTTTAGTCAGGTCTCTTACATTGTGTTTTGATTTCGACATTGTCACTTTCGTTATTGTCACCGCACTTGTATTCTCATGTATTATTTTGTCTCAAATGACGATCATCTGCAGCACGATTTTCAGGTCGATTTTTAGGTTAACGAAGCGCACATGCGTTGATTGCACAGCTCATGGGAGCCTAGAGTAAGCTAACCATGCTGCTTCAACGGCCAAAGTCACAGACGTAGCAGCTATATTAGTGTCGGCATCCCATCCAGAAAATTGATGCGAAGCACACCGCACTCTGATCTTACAGACCACTGAGTTCATACCTCCTACGCTCCCACCTGGGCCCACTTGCTCGTCGAAAACTGAtacacaaaaatttacccagggGAACTGTCTTTATAGTCTTCAGTCAACGTTAGAAAATACTGTGATTATTGGTGACGATTTGTTATTTGACAGTTTATTCTGGGAGTGATATAAATTTCTGCATCAATTGATCTAATATAAATTAGCAATAATGCCTGGCACCGTTGAACATCGTTCGGTCACCGGAATGGTGAATTTAATCCGTAAACTGTTACGTGGGGTAAGTTCAcggaattatatttaaatatagcgatgtaatttatatttagaGGTTAAGTTGATTGCTTATATAATGATTATACACAAAGTTCAATTTCATTAAGCCAAATTGCTTCACAATTACTGATTTCGCATTCTTATCTCTCAATTTATGACAATTCTTCATTACAGAAAGATCACGTAAATGCTCTACGCTTTGCTGATTGTCTTGCTGCCCGCACACAACCTCCACCTGAAATACCTGGTGGTCCATATCATAAGACCTCAAAAATCTACTACTTTACCAGGGATGCCAGACGAGAGGTGCAACCCCCAACAGTTATTGCTACCAGTCACCAAATCGCTTCATCGTGAGTCATTCACTTATAAcatatttttgacaatttcagGGTTGCTTATaagttgaaattattcaccAATATGGCTAGAATTTAATTATCAGTACAGTTCCGAGACTGCAAAAGAAAACCTTCAAGATGTCTTCACCATATGCACTCTAAAAAGGTTTTCTCATTTAAAGTTTATCCTTTTTGTAGACAAAATACCATACTTTAACCGTATCCATAAGTTCTCGAAGTAAAGAGAAGTAAAGTCATTTTTCCAATTAAAATTTTAGTGGCCAAGTATCAACTGAAGTTAAACCGGTCACACCTGGAAAAGTGTTCGAATGTGATTAAGTAATTATGAAATGGTAGTTGGCGTAGAATTACAGTGGTAAAATTTGAATgtaaataaacgaaataaatatatgctgACAATTACTACATTGGATGCTGGatacaatttgaatttttcctccCAACCTGATTAGTCATGACATGTTATGTGAACAATGCCATAAGGATAAATAAAGTCTTGAATTATCTCCAGTTTCAGTGAGGATTCATTGACAGTCACGATCACATAAATTGTTTCATGACTTCAATTAAATGTACTGATTTCAAGTTCATTTTGCATTTCATTTATAGCACCACTGATTTAGCATTCATCGTTACCGTTAGTGTATGTTCTTTGAGCAATGAATTCTGACATTTCCGAAGAGATAtggaatatacatataaagtatatacatatatatacctttTTAATTTCCATTTCTTAGTATGTACATATAACAATTACTCACAAAAATCGTAATATATTAAATCATAAGAACATTATTTGTTAGTAAATAATAAGGACCATGAACAGAagagaataaatatattaccgTGTCAAGCAAGGTGAAAGATTAAAGAATCTGCCCGAGATTCATAACAAATTCAAGATATCCGAGattttaaatcaaaataaattaaattgtgCTTATTTAATTCTGTACATGATCCTAACATCGTCTGTTCAGTTCATCgttaaaatgataaaaatttataattatcgcAGCTCTTATGCCAAAATAGACTGACAAGAGTTGCGCATAAATAGTATCTTTATTACTTTATTGCATAGTAACAATTCCTAAgtgtaaattaataaataaatcaatggAATGTACACAGTTCTCGTTAACATGATAAATATTGGTaatatcatttcattcaaCAGTGATAACAGTAATATAGTAATATCCTTTAGAACAATGAATACCTAAAATGTAATATCCTTATTTTACAATGATATTTTGAAGATTCAATTCTGTATGGCTGTATATTACTTTGGAAGGCTGCAAGCCACAGTTCAAAAGCGAAATCTAAGGAATACCGAATAACTGACCAGAGACTGGAATCTTCTTCGTTGGTGCGTGCAGTATAATTGGAATATATAAACATCATCTCTATCAatatagaaatatattatgtGTGAACCAATATACAATGTTTCACAGTCTTGGTAAAATGCTTGACTGCATAAAGGTGATTACTTACGCGGAGGCATATATCTGACGAAGAACAAGGAATAGTCACAAGTTCTTTCTTTAATCTTTGTATACGTCGTTTGTTCGAGAGACGAAATGAACAGTTTTTAACTGACTTACTAAATAATTTCGCACAATTTTCATACTGAAACAGAATATACCACAAAAAGTGATATTGTTGAAGAACTGGTGTATTTAAAGTaatgtttattattaacaatttgTATTCCATAAAGAATTTTAGCCGTGTTTCATTAATTCAACATGaacggtaaaaaatgatttttacgaaa
The Neodiprion lecontei isolate iyNeoLeco1 chromosome 3, iyNeoLeco1.1, whole genome shotgun sequence DNA segment above includes these coding regions:
- the LOC107224241 gene encoding CCAAT/enhancer-binding protein zeta; amino-acid sequence: MSKSKHNVRDLTKAKFDKWHEEFPKTDDIIASGKTELEIMELKDEAKKCLDSDTAAFNLKQSKLGKSDFSWMKTFLSKGTVADKVAASVILIQDNPKYNLSRLSNLVSMVKVSKKKQCTMIIDTLQELFSSDLLHPNYKLFTFEQQNFILLNDKLFANNPIKRRQLLAHWYFEDQLKMCYSQFIDALNTVSHDTVDANKEKAITNMYKLLAKNAEQEEKLLAHIVNKIGDPSAKVASKAVFCLGQLLDEHPNMKQVVLNEVEKLLFRKNITPKAQYYAICLLTQFVLDDECKEVANSLISLYFSFFKACLKKGEVDSRMMGALLMGVNRAFPFSQMDPKKLEEHIDTIYKVVHIGSFNVSLNALSLLHQIIGKEDKQSNRFYCAMYKKLMDPHIATTTHQAMFLSLLYKVLKKDTSIIRTKAFIKRILQISIYLPTNMICAILYMISQVFKAKHGVYIGMFKKNHDIATLRNTNNEILLNDSEEELMEKDESKDKEKGEEKEEEEEEEEEEEEEDSEEKEDKTTVTLSNVTVTPIENLLETVEPKIEVKEENIKAYNPFHRNPLYSGANLSYYHELWPLTFHFHPTVTLFANTIIKGKPIVYTGDPLQDFTLIRFLDRYVFKNPKKLEEKKILINQKNPLAKRSSYLAKGVKSMPVNSKMYLNEDENKIPADELFLYNYLKSRNVMTQHDNEDNDEDDDLESVNSEEFNTMLDGLSKDKDFDDIDIAGEISASKKKRKKGEEESENESSDDNDVNEDSDESVDQDNNGSEDEILSDMEQDDEDDLEGIDDEDLSDMDFDDDDEDQSDESSSHQTSKSKKRKKSDYDQNVFAAAEEFAELLDQEGTSKSKHGGANTLSNVDKAAVKQLDWEEKRHRWIKGYNKSIGKSKPRTGSQRKGVKRFKKR
- the LOC107224231 gene encoding NADH dehydrogenase [ubiquinone] 1 alpha subcomplex subunit 7, yielding MPGTVEHRSVTGMVNLIRKLLRGKDHVNALRFADCLAARTQPPPEIPGGPYHKTSKIYYFTRDARREVQPPTVIATSHQIASSGQVSTEVKPVTPGKVFECD